From one Ignavibacteria bacterium genomic stretch:
- a CDS encoding succinate dehydrogenase cytochrome b subunit, whose product MRTFTQVWNSTIIQKWVMAISGLGIVGFLIAHLSGNLLVFLGPEHMNSYAVELRGLLHGSALWVARIGLIVMLVLHVITGIKLTRLNKGARTVRNERVTPRASTVAGRSMAYTGLLILVYILYHLAHFTWGMAQPEAFNHVDAAGRHDVYRMIVEGFSQPLIVVIYAIAMVVTGMHLNHAIQSAFQTLGINHPKYTPLIRTIGPLLGLLIVVGFLSVPLAVITGLVK is encoded by the coding sequence ATGCGAACATTTACTCAAGTGTGGAACAGCACGATAATTCAAAAGTGGGTGATGGCAATTTCCGGCTTGGGAATCGTGGGCTTTTTAATTGCTCACCTCAGCGGTAATCTGTTAGTTTTTCTCGGACCCGAGCACATGAACAGCTATGCTGTAGAGCTGCGGGGGCTGTTGCACGGAAGCGCCCTGTGGGTGGCCCGTATCGGCCTGATTGTAATGCTGGTGCTGCACGTAATCACGGGCATCAAGCTTACCCGTCTGAACAAGGGAGCGCGGACAGTTCGCAACGAACGCGTAACCCCTCGGGCATCAACCGTTGCCGGACGCTCCATGGCCTACACCGGGCTGCTGATTCTGGTGTACATCCTCTATCACCTGGCTCATTTTACGTGGGGCATGGCACAGCCCGAAGCATTTAACCATGTTGATGCTGCAGGACGTCACGACGTGTACCGGATGATCGTGGAAGGCTTCTCACAGCCCCTTATCGTAGTCATCTATGCGATTGCCATGGTTGTAACCGGCATGCACCTTAACCATGCCATTCAGAGTGCGTTTCAAACGCTTGGTATCAACCACCCGAAATACACACCACTCATCCGCACAATTGGGCCCCTGCTGGGACTCCTGAT
- a CDS encoding ATP-binding cassette domain-containing protein, translated as MLEIQSVTKQYGRFVANNSISLTINSGTIFGLLGPNGAGKTTLIRMITNITTPDSGTILLNGQPVAEVAHNRIGYLPEERGLYKKLTVREQLTYFGMLKGMSAAEMRTSLNTWLDRLDARGWENKKISELSKGMQQKVQFISAVQHAPSLVILDEPFTGLDPVNAQLLISTVRTLRSENVTVILSTHQMDQVEKLCDDIALINFGSVVLNGNLREIKSRFRSNHIVFEYSGEGEIPAMAGVGVEAKADGRAELKFDPAVQTPHGILRILAEHLEISRFEVTEPSLNQIFVETVTTADAGVPQSPQP; from the coding sequence ATGCTTGAAATCCAATCGGTAACAAAGCAGTACGGACGTTTTGTTGCAAACAACTCCATCAGTCTGACCATTAACAGCGGCACCATCTTTGGTCTGCTCGGGCCCAACGGTGCGGGCAAGACAACGCTGATCAGAATGATTACCAATATCACAACACCGGATAGCGGGACAATACTGCTAAATGGTCAGCCTGTTGCAGAGGTAGCGCATAACCGCATCGGCTATCTGCCGGAGGAGCGCGGGTTGTACAAGAAGCTTACGGTGCGTGAACAGCTCACCTACTTTGGGATGCTTAAGGGAATGTCGGCAGCCGAGATGCGGACGTCACTGAACACGTGGCTGGACCGGCTGGACGCACGTGGCTGGGAGAACAAGAAGATCTCTGAGCTTTCAAAAGGGATGCAGCAAAAAGTACAGTTCATTAGTGCGGTGCAGCATGCACCGTCCCTGGTGATTTTAGACGAACCGTTTACGGGTCTGGATCCTGTTAATGCCCAACTGCTGATCAGCACGGTGCGCACCCTCCGGTCCGAGAACGTAACGGTGATCCTTTCTACGCACCAGATGGATCAGGTTGAGAAGCTATGCGATGATATTGCGCTCATCAATTTTGGCAGTGTTGTACTAAACGGAAATCTGCGCGAAATCAAATCCCGCTTTCGCAGCAATCATATAGTTTTTGAATATTCAGGCGAAGGTGAGATTCCGGCAATGGCCGGCGTTGGCGTCGAGGCAAAAGCCGACGGCAGGGCTGAACTGAAGTTCGATCCGGCAGTACAGACGCCGCACGGCATTCTGCGTATCCTTGCCGAGCATCTGGAAATCTCGCGCTTCGAGGTTACCGAGCCGTCATTAAACCAGATTTTCGTTGAAACGGTCACCACGGCAGATGCGGGTGTCCCTCAGAGCCCTCAACCGTAG
- the mltG gene encoding endolytic transglycosylase MltG — translation MPAIKKFTVLVIVLPIALLLLSAGTVAWMFSLQPHIQTVCSVHIPRGTTNVGAVTRAAQSCNAPQPWLLQFTARVLGLFSTASVKSGWYRFYPGITQLDLLQMLYSGSGRPTVRVLLREGLTRWQTAGTLARALDIDSATLVARFDSLEGYLFPDTYVFLWREDPNAIALRLQQQYRKVTGNNPPSYEQLILASIVQAEASLPAEMPRIAGVYVNRLNKGMRLEADPTVVYGKQHQGRITYSHLRDRHAWNTYTNTGLPPTPICNPGADAIRAAMNPEKHEYLFFVVRPGGQGAHAFAKTFAGHNANVRDYRTARAQQQKKQ, via the coding sequence ATGCCTGCAATAAAAAAGTTTACCGTACTGGTTATTGTCCTCCCGATTGCCCTGCTCCTGCTGTCGGCCGGAACAGTAGCATGGATGTTTTCACTACAGCCCCACATCCAAACAGTGTGCAGCGTACACATCCCGCGCGGAACCACCAACGTTGGAGCGGTCACCAGGGCTGCACAGAGTTGCAATGCTCCGCAGCCGTGGCTGCTGCAGTTTACCGCCCGAGTACTTGGTTTGTTCAGTACAGCCTCCGTAAAAAGCGGCTGGTACCGGTTTTATCCGGGGATCACCCAGCTGGATCTGCTGCAGATGCTGTACAGCGGTTCCGGACGCCCCACCGTGCGTGTGCTGCTGCGTGAGGGCCTTACACGATGGCAAACGGCCGGTACGCTGGCAAGAGCGCTGGATATTGATTCAGCAACGCTTGTCGCCCGCTTTGATTCGCTGGAGGGCTACCTGTTCCCCGATACATACGTGTTTTTGTGGCGTGAGGATCCCAACGCTATTGCGTTACGCTTGCAGCAGCAGTATCGTAAGGTTACCGGCAATAACCCGCCTTCGTACGAACAGCTCATCCTGGCATCAATCGTTCAGGCCGAAGCTTCACTTCCAGCCGAAATGCCACGCATCGCGGGCGTGTACGTAAACAGGCTGAACAAGGGAATGCGCCTTGAAGCAGATCCGACGGTGGTGTACGGCAAGCAACATCAGGGACGCATCACGTACTCGCATCTTCGCGACCGGCACGCCTGGAACACATACACCAACACGGGACTGCCGCCCACACCAATTTGTAATCCGGGAGCCGATGCCATCAGGGCTGCCATGAATCCCGAAAAGCACGAGTATTTGTTCTTCGTGGTAAGGCCGGGCGGACAAGGGGCTCATGCTTTCGCAAAAACGTTTGCCGGGCACAATGCTAATGTTCGTGACTATCGTACTGCAAGGGCACAACAGCAGAAAAAACAGTAG
- a CDS encoding choice-of-anchor D domain-containing protein, producing the protein MPKVSYILICLLCTVYGALSSVGPQKSVQTGTFVQNSGHVRYTSGTRADHVVATHESGPLTTFIHPGGMHLVLYRQTADPHGQPCYDAIRVDAGLLNANPSARFTLTDVASQYHTYIQPSVFSNGARARLFSGIVFHEVLPGVDVRYTATAKGVKADYIVHPGTNPSAIKIFYNGATSVIRNADGGVEFTTPLGSVTESAPVAWTEGASRRAVAVQSVLQGSVLSFTVGEYNTNETLIIDPQIEWATYYSGNASFSQGIKTTIDTDGNVYIAGSTTARDLPIVSGVFQPRLKARSDAFVAKFTPEGDFVWNTYVGGTGRDELLGLCADTSGGVWICGSLDSSNHSLMDTAANINYNKRGSGPFGDLEGDTIVGLAGWVMRLQSDGFWGDSWIMDGSRADRVTGIAFNNGILAVCGETNSPRVSEQMGGAWGKNRANDTHNYDYFIARFSLKPGTTDRWRGDWLVYYGGDEDDKATGIAVDSFGIVTVAGSTKSANYPATDNSQLKNAMDIGVVHFATTGGIADRRWSFYLGGTDIWDAATDVTVDGKGNPIIVGVATSADFPVANAYQDVLQGSSDGFITKLNERNGTIAWSSFLGGNQGDRINTVSLTRDGRIWVGGETNGSTNLPVTADAFQKGPHVTGDYPSLSDGFVAMLSSDASQMMFCSYYGASPQNNLPPPPQPSNPLPPPSTDFGIDYVTGVCARGNAYVSIASYAKTRNMPTLKAYQDSSKVRADTIMGSGFVSYINNCKDTTITITVQGDTLICETETRQLRAPSGFNRYRWSTGETAQFINVSDSGYYHVVCTTIDGCMYRDTVHLSRAPKPTVSIGNDTTVCINTPVALRAIADGGTPPYTYKWRRLEPGPPYINNTESEAPEVNPPSTSNYVVVVKDFLGCTATDTIKVSIDNPGLQISKDSITWPFLDACESSVEDTLWLKNTSKQPMVVDSINTSIPVFSIVTDLTNGLHLKPGDSVQIIVKATPQASGTTTGLLMIIGSPCTWRQVVNLSVTKAQLVASIQPSVVNFGTILSCRPEVRDTQVNIRNNGTNDLELLPGSVPAPYAIVSPTTPLTLKSGESTKVTISFNPQANGTFGAVARVPFISGRCTDTLRINLNGKRDDVQLELVPQVLDAGLLQDCDASVDTAITLRNTGSAAATVQFPTDPEVVFTPQGPLTLQPGDSVVVRVTIQPAASGTMQKNITISAEPCAITLPLSVTAVKSGSSLAMPTVIDFGEISSCGGQQSATATFDVTYSGSDGTVQSVKTGSSITTSITSGNKLPDGVEQTFTVTWTPGTDGTLVDSIVCVVDPCSITRHIRVQGVRTTGAICAASPLIAHGTITSGATGTALFRNCGTDTLAPIVSSSGVLTILSQTPPAGAPLHVGDTLTIEYSVPCLATVNDTIRVQASAECASVATTAITAECNAAGPPSAIVTIDTISVKVGETFTLPLNLVASENLDFHKLTEWEAEITYNPMVIVGTGATPDCFTEGMYAPCSITIQGTRSSSAQILANLTFTAVLGSAPSTSVDITSFRWLADTTAAIQTRNGLVTISDICEAGGTRLLTPKNAPLDIRVYPVPATSTINVATSGLGEQKASFTLYDATGRMVAGGPLQSALTGEAVTTINTETIAAGTYILTVDIGGRLYRIPVLIMQ; encoded by the coding sequence ATGCCTAAGGTGAGTTACATACTCATTTGCCTGCTGTGCACCGTGTACGGTGCGTTGAGTAGTGTTGGACCACAGAAGTCAGTACAGACCGGAACGTTTGTGCAAAACAGTGGTCATGTTCGGTACACCAGCGGTACCCGTGCGGATCACGTGGTTGCCACGCACGAGTCGGGTCCGCTGACCACGTTCATCCACCCGGGCGGTATGCACCTGGTGCTGTACCGGCAAACGGCAGATCCACACGGGCAACCATGCTATGATGCCATCCGTGTTGATGCGGGCCTTCTGAATGCCAATCCGTCGGCACGGTTTACCCTGACTGATGTTGCAAGCCAGTACCACACCTACATCCAACCCTCTGTGTTCAGCAACGGGGCAAGGGCACGTCTGTTCTCGGGTATTGTGTTCCATGAAGTTCTGCCGGGTGTTGACGTACGATATACCGCAACTGCAAAGGGCGTCAAAGCCGACTATATCGTCCACCCGGGTACCAATCCGTCAGCTATTAAGATTTTTTACAACGGTGCAACATCTGTTATCCGCAATGCAGACGGCGGCGTGGAATTCACCACCCCATTAGGATCAGTTACAGAATCGGCACCGGTAGCGTGGACTGAGGGTGCAAGCCGCAGAGCGGTTGCCGTACAGTCAGTGCTTCAGGGTTCTGTTCTGTCATTCACCGTGGGTGAGTACAACACCAACGAAACACTGATCATTGACCCTCAGATTGAATGGGCAACGTACTATTCCGGCAATGCGTCGTTCAGCCAGGGTATTAAAACCACCATTGACACTGATGGTAATGTGTACATCGCCGGCTCGACAACAGCTCGGGATCTGCCCATCGTAAGCGGTGTTTTTCAGCCACGGCTGAAGGCACGCAGCGACGCCTTCGTAGCCAAGTTTACTCCCGAGGGTGATTTCGTGTGGAACACCTACGTAGGGGGCACCGGGCGCGATGAACTGCTTGGGCTGTGTGCCGACACATCAGGGGGCGTATGGATATGCGGTTCGCTGGACAGCAGCAACCATTCACTGATGGATACCGCTGCTAACATTAATTACAATAAACGAGGCAGCGGCCCTTTTGGCGACCTAGAGGGCGACACTATCGTGGGCCTTGCCGGCTGGGTGATGCGATTGCAGTCCGACGGCTTTTGGGGCGACAGCTGGATAATGGATGGTAGCCGGGCTGACCGGGTGACCGGCATTGCATTTAACAACGGCATCCTTGCTGTCTGCGGCGAAACCAACAGTCCACGCGTTAGCGAACAAATGGGTGGCGCCTGGGGCAAGAACCGCGCAAACGATACCCATAACTACGATTACTTTATTGCCCGCTTCAGCCTTAAGCCCGGTACAACTGACCGGTGGCGCGGCGACTGGTTAGTGTATTACGGTGGTGATGAAGACGATAAGGCAACCGGTATTGCTGTTGACAGCTTTGGTATCGTGACGGTGGCAGGTTCCACCAAGAGCGCCAACTATCCGGCTACCGATAATTCGCAACTCAAGAATGCTATGGATATCGGCGTGGTACACTTTGCCACTACCGGCGGTATTGCAGACCGCAGGTGGAGTTTCTACCTTGGCGGTACAGATATCTGGGACGCCGCCACCGATGTTACGGTTGATGGCAAGGGCAACCCCATCATCGTGGGCGTTGCCACCAGCGCTGACTTCCCGGTTGCCAACGCCTACCAGGATGTACTCCAGGGCTCGTCGGACGGCTTCATAACAAAACTGAATGAACGAAATGGAACAATTGCGTGGTCATCCTTTCTTGGCGGCAATCAGGGCGACCGAATCAACACCGTGTCACTCACACGTGACGGACGTATCTGGGTGGGTGGTGAAACCAACGGCTCTACCAATCTACCCGTTACTGCCGATGCGTTTCAGAAGGGACCACATGTTACCGGCGACTACCCGTCGCTCTCTGATGGTTTTGTTGCCATGCTCAGCAGTGATGCATCGCAGATGATGTTCTGCTCATACTACGGTGCTTCTCCGCAAAACAATCTACCGCCGCCGCCACAACCCAGCAATCCACTTCCGCCACCCAGTACTGACTTTGGGATTGATTACGTTACCGGCGTGTGCGCCCGCGGTAATGCCTATGTAAGCATTGCCAGCTACGCAAAAACCAGAAACATGCCAACATTGAAGGCGTACCAGGACAGCTCGAAGGTGCGCGCCGACACCATTATGGGATCCGGTTTTGTAAGCTATATTAACAATTGCAAGGACACGACCATCACCATTACGGTGCAGGGCGATACCCTGATCTGCGAAACCGAAACACGGCAGCTTCGGGCCCCTTCAGGCTTTAACCGTTACCGGTGGAGCACCGGTGAAACCGCACAGTTTATCAATGTTTCTGACAGTGGATACTACCATGTTGTGTGCACCACGATTGACGGTTGCATGTATCGCGATACCGTACATCTTTCCAGGGCTCCAAAGCCAACAGTTTCGATCGGCAACGATACCACCGTCTGCATTAACACACCTGTGGCGTTACGGGCAATTGCTGACGGCGGTACCCCGCCCTACACATACAAATGGCGCCGGCTTGAACCTGGCCCGCCTTATATCAACAATACCGAGTCAGAAGCCCCGGAAGTAAACCCGCCCTCTACATCAAACTACGTTGTTGTTGTCAAAGATTTCCTGGGATGTACGGCTACCGACACGATCAAGGTAAGTATTGATAACCCGGGTCTGCAAATTTCCAAGGACTCTATCACGTGGCCGTTCCTTGATGCCTGCGAGTCCTCGGTCGAAGATACACTCTGGCTTAAGAACACGTCAAAACAGCCCATGGTGGTTGACAGCATCAATACATCAATACCCGTGTTTTCGATTGTAACGGATCTTACTAACGGCCTCCATCTAAAGCCGGGTGACAGTGTGCAGATCATTGTTAAGGCAACACCGCAGGCTTCCGGTACAACTACAGGCTTGCTAATGATTATTGGATCACCATGTACCTGGCGTCAGGTTGTTAACCTGAGCGTGACCAAGGCCCAGCTTGTTGCCAGCATTCAGCCAAGCGTTGTAAATTTTGGCACCATCCTCTCGTGCAGGCCCGAAGTTCGCGACACCCAGGTGAATATCCGGAATAACGGCACCAACGATTTGGAGTTGCTCCCCGGCAGCGTGCCTGCCCCGTACGCCATTGTCAGCCCAACCACACCGTTAACCCTTAAGTCTGGCGAAAGCACCAAGGTAACGATCTCCTTCAACCCGCAGGCAAACGGAACCTTCGGCGCCGTAGCCAGGGTTCCGTTTATTTCCGGACGGTGTACAGATACCTTGCGGATTAACCTGAACGGAAAGCGCGACGATGTTCAACTGGAGCTGGTTCCGCAGGTTCTTGACGCAGGATTGCTCCAGGACTGTGATGCCAGTGTGGATACCGCCATCACCCTCCGGAATACAGGCTCGGCGGCAGCCACTGTTCAGTTCCCTACCGATCCCGAGGTGGTGTTTACTCCACAGGGTCCATTAACACTGCAGCCCGGTGACTCCGTTGTTGTTCGCGTTACCATACAACCTGCAGCATCCGGGACAATGCAAAAGAATATTACTATCAGTGCAGAGCCATGCGCCATTACGCTCCCCCTTTCAGTAACAGCTGTTAAGTCAGGCAGCTCACTGGCAATGCCTACGGTAATTGATTTTGGTGAAATCAGCTCATGCGGAGGACAACAGTCTGCTACCGCTACCTTTGACGTAACCTACAGTGGCTCTGACGGTACTGTACAATCGGTGAAAACCGGTAGCTCGATAACCACATCGATCACGTCAGGTAACAAACTGCCGGACGGTGTAGAGCAAACCTTTACCGTTACGTGGACGCCCGGTACTGACGGAACTCTTGTTGATTCCATTGTTTGTGTTGTGGATCCATGCTCGATTACCCGTCACATCCGGGTACAGGGCGTGCGCACGACCGGCGCCATCTGCGCCGCTAGCCCGCTGATTGCTCACGGGACGATAACATCGGGCGCAACCGGCACTGCCTTGTTCCGCAACTGCGGTACCGACACCCTAGCACCAATCGTTTCGTCGTCCGGGGTGCTAACCATACTCTCGCAGACCCCGCCTGCCGGAGCCCCCTTACATGTAGGTGACACACTGACCATTGAATACAGCGTGCCTTGCCTTGCTACCGTGAACGACACAATCAGGGTTCAGGCATCCGCAGAGTGTGCTTCGGTAGCCACAACTGCAATTACTGCTGAATGTAATGCCGCCGGCCCTCCGTCGGCAATAGTAACGATTGATACCATTAGTGTAAAGGTTGGCGAAACCTTTACGCTGCCACTCAACCTTGTTGCCTCCGAGAATCTGGACTTTCATAAGCTAACGGAATGGGAAGCCGAGATTACCTACAATCCAATGGTCATTGTTGGTACAGGTGCCACACCAGACTGCTTTACCGAAGGGATGTACGCACCGTGTTCCATCACGATTCAGGGTACCCGGAGCAGTTCAGCCCAGATTCTTGCAAACCTTACGTTTACTGCCGTGCTGGGCAGCGCTCCAAGCACAAGCGTGGACATCACCAGCTTCCGGTGGCTTGCCGATACAACGGCTGCTATTCAAACCCGTAACGGTCTGGTGACGATTTCGGACATCTGCGAGGCGGGCGGAACACGTTTGCTGACGCCAAAGAATGCCCCGCTCGACATCCGGGTGTACCCCGTTCCCGCAACAAGCACCATCAATGTAGCTACCAGCGGACTTGGAGAGCAGAAGGCCTCATTTACGTTGTATGACGCTACCGGACGGATGGTTGCCGGCGGGCCACTGCAATCTGCACTTACCGGCGAAGCCGTTACGACCATCAACACGGAAACCATCGCAGCCGGAACATATATTCTGACTGTTGACATCGGCGGCCGGCTTTATCGAATCCCTGTCTTAATTATGCAATAA
- a CDS encoding peptide chain release factor 3: MSDARTEIQKRRTVAIISHPDAGKTTLTEKLLLYSGAIHEAGAVTGGKHSTTTSDWMGIEQQRGISVSSSAMRVHYNGLILNILDTPGHQDFSEDTYRTLMAVDAAIMLLDVGRGVQEQTIKLFRVCRDRKIPIITFMNKLDRPSRDPLELLDEVEQVLGIAAIPRTWPVGTGSDFRGIYDREQNQFYEFERTAGGRTKAPVHIADIAGPALRTSIGETQHDKLLAELEFVNHVIPPFATTDFLHEVCTPVYWGSALTTFGVEHFLNEVLTLAPRPQPCSMVTDKGETVVVTPESEEFTGFVYKVQANMNKAHRDRISFCRIVSGTFTRGLTALHPRSGKTTKLNYPFEIFGRDRAIVDEAFPGDVIGLTNPGLFQVGDVLTERSKLFLPQFPRFAPEIFARVWPKTGSYSKSFRKGIEQLREEGVIQIFTDAAGGPTPYVGVVGTLQLELFSWRMENEYNEQVRLEQQPFTRTRWIAGSVRPANAVPLVLDEQNRPVALFKNDWEIQYTLERTPGLELLDKPLAVE; this comes from the coding sequence ATGTCAGACGCACGAACCGAAATTCAGAAACGCAGAACCGTTGCCATCATCAGTCACCCCGACGCCGGCAAAACCACGCTCACCGAAAAGTTGCTGTTGTATTCCGGTGCCATTCACGAGGCCGGCGCCGTTACCGGCGGCAAGCATTCCACGACCACGTCCGACTGGATGGGTATTGAACAGCAACGCGGTATCAGCGTAAGCTCGAGTGCCATGAGGGTGCATTATAACGGCCTGATCCTGAACATCCTTGACACACCCGGACACCAGGATTTCTCGGAGGATACGTACCGGACACTGATGGCCGTTGATGCGGCTATCATGCTTCTGGATGTAGGGCGCGGTGTTCAGGAGCAGACGATAAAACTGTTCAGGGTGTGCCGTGATCGCAAAATCCCGATAATAACGTTCATGAATAAACTGGACAGGCCGTCACGCGACCCATTGGAGCTGCTGGACGAGGTAGAGCAGGTTCTTGGTATTGCGGCAATTCCCCGCACCTGGCCTGTTGGTACGGGATCGGATTTCCGGGGGATTTACGACCGCGAACAAAACCAGTTTTACGAGTTTGAACGGACTGCCGGCGGCCGAACGAAGGCGCCTGTTCATATTGCCGACATTGCCGGGCCGGCACTTCGTACATCGATCGGCGAGACTCAGCATGATAAACTTCTTGCCGAACTGGAATTCGTTAACCATGTGATCCCACCGTTCGCCACCACTGATTTTCTGCACGAAGTATGTACGCCTGTGTACTGGGGAAGTGCTTTAACCACGTTTGGTGTTGAGCACTTCCTGAATGAAGTGCTTACCCTTGCGCCCCGCCCTCAGCCTTGTTCTATGGTTACCGACAAGGGTGAAACCGTAGTGGTGACACCGGAATCGGAAGAATTCACCGGTTTCGTGTACAAGGTTCAGGCAAATATGAACAAGGCTCACCGCGACAGAATTTCGTTCTGTAGAATCGTCAGTGGCACCTTCACCCGTGGGCTTACAGCTCTGCATCCTCGCTCAGGCAAAACAACAAAGCTGAACTACCCGTTCGAGATTTTCGGAAGGGATCGCGCTATCGTGGATGAAGCGTTCCCGGGCGACGTAATTGGCCTCACCAATCCTGGCCTGTTCCAGGTTGGCGACGTGCTGACTGAACGCTCCAAGCTCTTCCTGCCACAGTTTCCACGATTTGCACCTGAGATTTTTGCCCGCGTGTGGCCAAAAACCGGATCGTATTCCAAGAGTTTTCGTAAAGGAATTGAACAACTGCGTGAAGAAGGTGTGATTCAGATTTTTACCGATGCAGCCGGTGGGCCAACCCCATACGTTGGCGTTGTTGGTACGCTGCAACTGGAATTGTTTTCGTGGCGGATGGAAAATGAGTACAACGAGCAGGTTCGTTTAGAGCAGCAGCCATTTACCCGCACCCGATGGATAGCCGGCAGTGTGCGTCCAGCCAATGCAGTTCCTCTTGTTCTTGATGAGCAGAACCGGCCAGTTGCATTATTTAAAAATGACTGGGAAATTCAGTACACTCTGGAACGGACACCCGGCCTGGAGCTGCTGGATAAGCCTCTGGCAGTAGAGTAG
- a CDS encoding beta-lactamase family protein has product MYFPPTTDTLWETVSFSELGWCPEHTDTLYSFLEATNSKAFIVLKNGRIAIEWYGTDFSVNKNWYWASAAKTITAVLVGMLNQDGTLDITRPTSDYLGSGWTSLPAEQEQNITLWHQLTMTTGLDDDVEDVDCTLPSCLTYKAEPGTRWAYHNAAYTMLHKVIEAASDQKVNTILNERLKSKTGMDGLFINSGYNNVMYSTARSMARFGLLTLANFTWNGQTVFSDSNYIRSMLNTSQPLNKSYGYLWWLNGKESFMVPRTQFVFKGSAVPNAPADMVSGLGTNNQVVSVIPSMNMVVVRMGNNAGDAESENSLVFVNNLWSTLRLVMCSSTAVQADESGHRYDFLVGQRTVPAGTRVVVVNVLGRTVGCFEGPDSVPESLSNAAISVSNVTGATRVPTVYMLVR; this is encoded by the coding sequence TTGTATTTCCCTCCCACCACCGATACACTGTGGGAGACAGTCAGTTTTTCGGAGCTCGGGTGGTGCCCGGAACATACCGATACACTCTACTCCTTCCTTGAAGCTACCAACAGTAAGGCATTCATTGTGCTGAAGAACGGACGTATTGCCATTGAATGGTATGGGACGGACTTCTCGGTGAACAAGAACTGGTACTGGGCCAGCGCTGCAAAAACAATTACGGCTGTTCTTGTGGGAATGCTGAACCAGGACGGGACGCTTGATATCACTCGGCCAACATCGGATTATCTTGGCAGCGGGTGGACGAGTTTACCGGCCGAACAAGAACAGAACATTACGCTGTGGCACCAACTGACGATGACGACCGGATTAGACGATGACGTTGAAGATGTGGACTGTACGCTGCCGTCATGCCTTACCTACAAGGCGGAGCCCGGAACCCGGTGGGCTTATCACAATGCTGCCTATACCATGCTGCACAAGGTCATCGAGGCAGCGTCTGATCAAAAAGTCAACACCATTCTTAACGAGAGGCTGAAGTCAAAAACCGGAATGGATGGGCTCTTTATTAATAGCGGGTATAACAACGTGATGTACAGCACTGCCCGGTCCATGGCACGGTTCGGACTGCTGACACTTGCCAACTTTACGTGGAACGGTCAGACGGTTTTTAGTGATTCCAACTACATCCGCTCGATGCTGAATACGTCACAGCCCCTTAACAAAAGTTATGGTTATTTGTGGTGGCTTAATGGCAAGGAAAGCTTCATGGTGCCACGGACACAGTTTGTGTTTAAGGGAAGTGCCGTACCAAATGCACCTGCCGATATGGTGAGCGGTCTTGGAACCAACAACCAGGTTGTCAGCGTTATTCCGTCAATGAACATGGTGGTGGTTCGGATGGGGAACAATGCCGGCGATGCCGAATCCGAAAATTCGCTGGTTTTTGTCAACAATCTGTGGAGTACGCTGCGTCTGGTAATGTGCAGCAGTACCGCCGTACAAGCTGATGAATCCGGACACCGTTACGATTTTCTGGTAGGCCAGCGTACCGTTCCTGCCGGTACCCGCGTTGTTGTTGTTAACGTGCTGGGCAGAACCGTGGGGTGCTTCGAGGGACCTGACAGCGTTCCTGAAAGCCTCAGTAATGCTGCGATTTCGGTGTCAAACGTTACCGGTGCAACGCGAGTTCCCACAGTGTATATGCTTGTACGATAA